A DNA window from Deltaproteobacteria bacterium contains the following coding sequences:
- a CDS encoding LEA type 2 family protein yields MTLGCLTGCQTFIESVLQKPKVDFHSVSLRDGNKDGATAVIALDVANPNSISLTVDQLDYALSIGGRDVAKAEVANIAKLAPEATTRVEIPVPFKYNEIFSSVLELISKGTAAYKVTGSARVGLFTLPFDHGGDLNLR; encoded by the coding sequence ATGACCTTAGGTTGCCTGACAGGATGTCAGACGTTTATTGAATCTGTCCTGCAGAAGCCCAAAGTCGACTTTCATTCAGTCAGCTTACGAGATGGAAATAAAGACGGGGCGACAGCTGTCATTGCGTTGGATGTCGCCAATCCCAATTCTATTTCACTGACAGTGGATCAGCTCGACTACGCCCTTTCCATTGGCGGGCGCGATGTTGCGAAAGCGGAGGTTGCAAACATCGCTAAACTTGCGCCCGAGGCCACGACACGCGTCGAAATTCCAGTTCCGTTCAAATATAACGAGATTTTCTCTTCTGTTTTGGAGCTTATTTCTAAAGGCACCGCTGCATATAAAGTGACTGGGTCGGCCCGGGTGGGTTTATTCACTCTGCCATTCGATCACGGCGGAGATTTGAACCTGCGATGA
- a CDS encoding histidine phosphatase family protein, producing MTEFFLFRHGETDWNNQGRLQGSANIPLNKTGVKQAEALRDFFDSWRKQTSSRPEMGLVSSDLDRAIATARIAFRFSAEDSIQTDPRFRETHMGLAEGLTYQEVIDTFGKELWLSWIGLGSSSWHARFPEGESKGEVRDRALAGLMDLTIETANDQKVLPPAQYAIATHGGLLRRILHHLHPEEPKPIDVVNGSVFRFWFQDGILQADKTPVFEP from the coding sequence ATGACTGAGTTTTTTCTATTTCGTCATGGCGAAACAGATTGGAACAATCAAGGTCGGCTACAGGGGAGTGCGAACATCCCGCTTAACAAAACTGGCGTGAAGCAGGCAGAGGCACTGCGCGATTTTTTTGATTCTTGGCGGAAGCAAACGTCGTCTCGCCCTGAGATGGGCCTGGTGTCCTCTGATCTTGACCGAGCGATTGCAACCGCTCGCATCGCTTTTCGCTTCTCCGCAGAGGATTCGATTCAAACTGATCCGCGATTTCGCGAAACTCATATGGGCCTAGCGGAGGGCTTAACCTATCAAGAGGTGATTGATACTTTTGGAAAAGAACTTTGGTTAAGCTGGATTGGCTTGGGTTCTTCTTCTTGGCATGCACGGTTTCCTGAGGGTGAGTCAAAAGGCGAAGTTCGCGATCGGGCACTTGCCGGGCTGATGGATTTAACAATTGAAACTGCGAACGACCAGAAGGTCCTTCCACCTGCCCAATATGCAATTGCCACTCACGGTGGATTGTTGCGCCGGATTCTGCATCATCTTCATCCGGAAGAACCGAAACCAATCGATGTGGTTAACGGCTCGGTGTTTCGGTTTTGGTTTCAGGACGGAATCTTACAAGCCGACAAGACTCCAGTGTTTGAACCCTGA
- the mtgA gene encoding monofunctional biosynthetic peptidoglycan transglycosylase: MVLVRSAIAIASWVAIASVLLVAVFTWLPVPATPLAGIRAVQSAVNGQPVKFQKSWVSIDEMSPVLLKAAIASEDFRFVEHNGFDFQAIKKAIEANKRAERRGHGRLRGGSTISQQTAKNVFLWPGRNYLRKGLEAWLTVWIEIFWSKRRILEVYLNVIEFGEGVYGVEAASRKYFKKPAEKLSASEAALLIAVLPNPKRFKVDRPSGYVRYRQTAILRRLSYVEIPPS, translated from the coding sequence ATGGTGCTTGTGAGATCGGCTATTGCCATCGCGAGCTGGGTTGCGATTGCGTCGGTACTCTTGGTCGCAGTTTTCACATGGCTTCCCGTGCCCGCTACGCCGCTCGCGGGAATCCGTGCTGTGCAATCCGCTGTCAATGGACAGCCAGTTAAATTTCAAAAATCCTGGGTGTCGATCGATGAGATGTCGCCGGTGCTCTTGAAGGCGGCGATTGCTTCCGAGGACTTTCGATTCGTCGAGCATAACGGATTTGATTTTCAGGCCATAAAAAAAGCAATCGAGGCCAACAAGCGTGCGGAGCGGCGCGGGCACGGCCGCCTTCGCGGCGGCAGCACCATATCTCAACAAACTGCTAAAAACGTATTCTTATGGCCAGGGCGCAATTACCTTCGCAAAGGTTTAGAAGCGTGGCTGACAGTTTGGATCGAGATTTTTTGGTCCAAGCGTAGAATTTTGGAAGTGTATTTAAATGTTATTGAGTTTGGCGAAGGCGTTTACGGAGTCGAAGCGGCGTCACGGAAGTATTTCAAAAAGCCCGCAGAGAAGCTGAGCGCAAGCGAGGCCGCACTTTTGATTGCGGTTCTCCCAAATCCGAAACGTTTTAAAGTCGATCGGCCCTCAGGATACGTTCGATATCGCCAGACCGCTATACTCAGGCGACTGTCATATGTTGAGATTCCGCCTAGCTGA
- a CDS encoding acyl-CoA dehydrogenase — translation MFLESASGAGLAGLSTGIWVAATALLAVVLGYVGAPFFIWTIAIAAVLVGFGAPPILLAIGALLLVIFNVPAIRRVLVSGLVMKVLKGIMPTISDTERIALEAGTVGAEGELFSGSPDFKKLMAEPYPNMTPEEQAFLNGPVDRLCEAIDDWEVWEERDISPAAWEIIKKERFLGMIIPKEYGGLGFSALAHSEVIKKLSSRSIPACISVMVPNSLGPAELLIHYGTDEQKKRMLPRLATGEEIPCFALTEPTAGSDAGSITSEGTLFKGEDGKLYMKLNWNKRWITLAAISTILGLAFRLRDPQNLLGKGEDLGITCALIPTKTPGVIVGQRHDPLGTPFYNCPTQGKDVVVSVDTIVGGLEGAGRGWLMLMECLAAGRGVSLPAQSAGGTALITRVISAHASIRKQFGMPIGMMEGVEEPIARIAGFNYLLEAMRKYTLGALDKGIKPAVTTAMAKYNATEIGRKVINDGMDVIGGAGISLGPKNLLGHLYIATPIGITVEGANIMTRTLIIFGQGAMRAHPFAYKEVDAIGRGDLVAFDAAFWGHIGHVTKNLFRAFVLSWTRGLLAFSPVGGSTARYYRKLSWASATFAIMADIAMGSLGGTLKARQMITGRFADILSWMYICTSVLRRFEAEGRRKEDLPFVHYSMNHGLYEIQKSFDGIFANLQVPGLSWFFKYVIRVWSNVNAFAGEADDRHVHKIASLILADTDQRIRHTEGIFVPKNTIEQLGKLEEAFKVVKRAEATEKKMRKAVRDRQIPKAKGRALTESALAKGLITKEEYQDVLRADELRTEAIQVDSFSQEEYVGHKSKGTARIAKANGGGAVHASAIK, via the coding sequence ATGTTTCTAGAGTCAGCGTCAGGCGCAGGCCTCGCAGGACTCTCGACAGGAATTTGGGTCGCGGCTACCGCGCTACTCGCTGTCGTACTCGGATATGTCGGAGCTCCGTTCTTCATTTGGACGATTGCGATCGCAGCCGTCCTTGTGGGTTTCGGTGCTCCACCAATTCTGCTGGCTATCGGCGCATTGCTGCTGGTGATTTTCAACGTTCCGGCGATCCGTCGAGTACTCGTCTCGGGACTTGTCATGAAAGTACTAAAAGGAATCATGCCCACAATTTCTGACACCGAGCGAATTGCGCTTGAGGCCGGCACGGTGGGCGCAGAGGGCGAGCTTTTTAGCGGTAGCCCCGACTTCAAAAAACTCATGGCCGAACCCTACCCAAACATGACTCCTGAAGAACAGGCGTTTCTCAATGGTCCCGTCGATCGACTGTGTGAAGCGATTGATGATTGGGAAGTTTGGGAAGAACGAGATATTTCGCCGGCGGCATGGGAGATTATCAAAAAAGAACGCTTCCTTGGAATGATCATTCCAAAAGAATACGGCGGACTTGGATTTTCAGCCCTCGCACACTCGGAAGTAATCAAAAAGCTTTCCAGTCGGTCGATCCCTGCTTGTATCAGCGTTATGGTTCCAAACTCTCTTGGACCCGCCGAACTTCTTATTCACTATGGAACAGACGAACAGAAAAAGCGCATGCTCCCTCGTCTCGCGACCGGAGAAGAAATTCCCTGCTTTGCATTGACCGAACCGACGGCAGGCTCCGACGCGGGCTCGATCACTTCCGAGGGAACACTGTTCAAAGGCGAAGACGGCAAGCTCTACATGAAGCTCAATTGGAATAAACGCTGGATCACTCTCGCTGCGATCTCGACGATCCTTGGTCTTGCGTTTCGCTTGCGCGATCCGCAGAACCTTCTTGGGAAAGGTGAAGATCTCGGAATTACCTGCGCTCTGATCCCGACAAAAACTCCTGGCGTTATCGTTGGCCAACGCCACGACCCGCTTGGAACTCCGTTCTATAATTGTCCGACACAAGGAAAAGATGTCGTCGTGTCGGTCGACACGATTGTCGGTGGCCTAGAGGGCGCCGGCCGCGGTTGGCTGATGTTGATGGAGTGTCTTGCCGCTGGACGAGGAGTTTCGCTACCAGCACAATCCGCTGGCGGTACCGCACTCATCACCCGAGTGATCAGTGCCCACGCTTCGATTCGCAAACAGTTCGGAATGCCAATTGGAATGATGGAGGGCGTAGAGGAGCCGATCGCACGAATTGCAGGCTTCAATTACCTCCTCGAGGCGATGCGAAAGTACACGCTTGGTGCACTTGATAAAGGTATCAAACCAGCGGTTACAACGGCGATGGCAAAGTACAATGCGACAGAGATCGGTCGCAAAGTCATTAATGATGGGATGGATGTCATTGGCGGTGCGGGAATTTCTCTTGGGCCCAAAAACCTTCTCGGCCATCTTTACATCGCAACTCCGATCGGAATCACCGTCGAGGGCGCGAACATCATGACTCGTACTTTGATCATCTTCGGCCAAGGCGCGATGCGCGCCCATCCCTTCGCTTACAAGGAAGTCGATGCGATTGGCCGTGGCGACTTGGTCGCGTTTGATGCAGCTTTCTGGGGACACATTGGCCATGTCACAAAAAATCTTTTCCGCGCCTTCGTCCTCTCGTGGACACGCGGACTGTTAGCATTCAGCCCCGTGGGCGGATCGACCGCACGATACTACCGCAAATTGTCGTGGGCGTCGGCCACTTTCGCCATCATGGCAGATATCGCAATGGGGTCACTGGGAGGCACGCTGAAAGCGCGACAAATGATCACAGGTCGCTTTGCCGACATTCTGTCGTGGATGTACATTTGCACATCCGTTCTTCGCCGTTTCGAAGCGGAAGGCCGCAGAAAAGAAGACCTCCCCTTCGTTCACTACTCGATGAATCACGGCCTCTACGAGATTCAAAAGTCCTTCGACGGGATTTTCGCGAACCTTCAAGTTCCAGGCCTTTCGTGGTTCTTTAAGTATGTCATTCGAGTGTGGTCGAACGTGAACGCGTTTGCCGGAGAAGCTGACGATCGCCATGTCCACAAGATTGCGTCGCTGATCTTAGCGGACACAGACCAGCGCATTCGCCATACTGAGGGCATCTTCGTTCCTAAGAACACTATCGAACAGTTGGGTAAACTGGAAGAGGCTTTCAAAGTGGTAAAGCGTGCAGAGGCGACAGAAAAGAAAATGAGGAAGGCCGTTCGCGATCGCCAGATTCCAAAGGCAAAAGGTCGCGCACTGACAGAATCAGCCCTCGCAAAAGGCTTGATCACGAAAGAAGAATACCAAGATGTACTTCGCGCCGATGAGCTAAGAACAGAGGCCATCCAGGTCGACTCCTTCTCGCAAGAGGAATATGTCGGTCACAAGTCAAAAGGCACTGCGCGCATTGCGAAAGCAAATGGTGGCGGCGCCGTTCACGCTAGCGCGATCAAGTAG
- a CDS encoding TetR/AcrR family transcriptional regulator — translation MQDSEGTTASKGRQTRLQILDAALAVASRDGLSGLTIGELAKSVGMSKSGLFAHFRTKDALELAVLEAAVDRFVSTVFKPAFEKARGEPRIQALVENWLGFLNGTLESSHSKLPGGSVLISASFELDDRPGPARDFVQKAQRDLITNIEKSARIAVDEGHFRSDLDCEQFAWSLYSFVLGFHHFSRMLNDPKAEFHLMRSVKGLLKVARGTTGRSTTGKPKAGIIRKKKTKKTRRTTA, via the coding sequence ATGCAGGACTCGGAAGGCACAACCGCCTCAAAAGGGCGCCAAACACGACTCCAAATTCTCGATGCGGCCCTCGCCGTCGCTTCGCGCGACGGGCTTTCGGGCCTAACAATTGGCGAACTGGCAAAATCTGTAGGCATGTCGAAAAGCGGGCTGTTCGCACACTTTCGCACAAAAGACGCTCTCGAGTTGGCTGTGCTAGAGGCGGCCGTTGATCGATTTGTTTCGACAGTGTTTAAACCGGCATTCGAAAAAGCTCGCGGCGAACCTAGAATTCAAGCGCTCGTAGAAAATTGGCTAGGCTTTTTAAATGGCACCCTTGAGAGCAGCCACTCAAAGCTGCCCGGCGGCAGCGTTCTGATCTCGGCGTCTTTCGAACTCGATGATCGTCCAGGTCCTGCTCGCGATTTTGTTCAAAAAGCACAAAGAGATTTGATCACAAACATCGAGAAATCCGCGAGAATAGCGGTTGATGAGGGTCACTTTCGATCGGATCTCGATTGCGAGCAATTCGCGTGGTCGCTTTATTCGTTCGTCCTTGGCTTCCACCATTTTTCTAGAATGTTGAACGATCCGAAAGCGGAGTTTCATTTGATGCGTTCAGTGAAAGGGCTATTGAAAGTTGCTCGAGGCACGACAGGTAGATCGACAACTGGAAAGCCAAAAGCTGGAATTATAAGAAAAAAGAAAACAAAAAAAACGCGCCGAACGACGGCGTGA
- a CDS encoding carbonic anhydrase has translation MVQKWLEHGNKRFVSSAVRNDGRKAADRKKLISGQAPHAIVLSCSDSRVPPETVFDQALGEIFVVRTAGESLDSSVIASIEYAVEHLGPQLIVVMGHTSCGAVKAALTTGLNETAGSAALDQMIAEIRPRIPGGVDRSPSSVSSHALEIESAANAQGVASELTKRSEIIRNRVLKGQLKIKPALYYLDSGLVKFY, from the coding sequence CTGGTGCAAAAATGGCTAGAGCATGGAAATAAACGCTTTGTTTCCAGTGCTGTCCGCAACGACGGCCGCAAAGCCGCAGATCGAAAAAAACTCATATCTGGACAAGCTCCTCATGCAATCGTTCTTTCGTGCTCCGACTCGCGCGTTCCACCCGAGACCGTTTTCGACCAGGCGCTTGGAGAAATTTTTGTCGTCCGCACAGCCGGCGAATCTTTAGACTCTTCGGTGATCGCAAGTATTGAATATGCAGTTGAACATCTGGGCCCGCAGCTGATCGTCGTCATGGGTCACACAAGCTGTGGCGCAGTGAAGGCCGCATTAACCACCGGGTTGAATGAGACAGCAGGAAGCGCAGCACTTGATCAAATGATCGCTGAAATTCGTCCTCGAATTCCGGGCGGCGTTGATCGCTCACCTTCGTCAGTGAGTTCGCACGCTTTAGAAATAGAATCTGCAGCGAACGCTCAAGGAGTTGCGTCCGAGTTGACCAAGAGATCCGAAATCATTCGCAATCGCGTTTTAAAGGGTCAGCTTAAAATTAAGCCCGCTCTTTATTACTTGGATTCAGGGCTGGTCAAATTCTACTAA
- a CDS encoding penicillin-binding protein — protein MNHFWGRTSLAATLSLFAGLVSVGFAQCDAVKSVRAPANSEAERDGAGLPLSILSKEDISIVVGPEIAANRYPLEAQFEVGAIPVTGKVQYGFEAVGQAYMEKLLSQYRPDHGVFVAMDAKTGRILTLASRTQNKSVQDENLALRATFPAASIFKVVTAGAVLDTDKVSPNTRIAFNGANHTLYKRNVVDTKENRWTRRMSVREAFGSSVNTIFGKLGLFYAGPETLRAYAERFHFNHPIRADVPIQTGYARFTADDPWSVVAAASGFTQDNTMSPVQGAMIAAAVANDGVMMEPYVVESVHDQGGQPLYMAVPKRAAIVVGPETARQLRELFEQTIISGTSRKSFRSAVRKRRFENVEFGGKTGSLTGLNPRGKCDWFVGYARFGDQRIAVAALTVNEEKWRVKSSILAQLFLTEYIKYYEENAP, from the coding sequence ATGAATCACTTCTGGGGCAGGACGTCCCTTGCTGCAACACTTTCTCTTTTTGCTGGGCTCGTTTCAGTGGGCTTTGCCCAATGTGACGCAGTGAAATCGGTGCGCGCTCCCGCAAATAGCGAAGCAGAACGAGATGGCGCTGGCCTGCCACTTTCGATTCTTTCGAAGGAAGATATCTCAATTGTCGTCGGACCCGAGATTGCTGCCAATCGGTATCCCCTCGAAGCGCAATTCGAAGTCGGGGCAATTCCCGTTACTGGTAAAGTGCAATATGGTTTCGAGGCCGTGGGCCAAGCCTACATGGAAAAGTTGCTTTCCCAGTATCGCCCCGATCACGGGGTCTTCGTGGCAATGGATGCGAAGACAGGTCGAATTTTAACGCTTGCAAGCCGAACTCAGAACAAATCCGTTCAAGATGAAAACTTGGCATTGCGCGCAACCTTTCCCGCTGCTTCGATCTTCAAGGTCGTCACTGCAGGTGCGGTTTTGGACACCGATAAAGTTTCTCCAAATACAAGAATTGCGTTTAATGGTGCCAATCACACTCTGTACAAACGCAACGTTGTCGACACGAAGGAAAATCGTTGGACGAGGCGAATGTCGGTTCGCGAAGCCTTTGGCAGCTCGGTGAACACTATTTTCGGGAAGCTTGGTTTGTTTTACGCAGGGCCGGAAACGTTGCGCGCTTATGCTGAACGTTTTCATTTCAATCATCCGATTCGAGCAGATGTTCCCATTCAAACCGGCTACGCAAGGTTCACCGCAGATGATCCTTGGAGCGTTGTCGCCGCTGCTTCGGGATTTACCCAAGATAACACGATGTCGCCAGTGCAAGGGGCGATGATTGCGGCGGCGGTCGCTAACGATGGCGTGATGATGGAGCCTTATGTTGTCGAATCTGTGCATGATCAAGGAGGGCAACCACTCTACATGGCGGTTCCCAAGCGGGCGGCGATCGTTGTCGGTCCGGAAACAGCAAGACAGCTTCGGGAACTATTCGAACAAACAATTATTTCAGGGACGTCACGTAAATCGTTTCGGTCAGCCGTTAGAAAACGTCGTTTTGAAAACGTTGAGTTTGGCGGTAAAACTGGATCGCTGACAGGCCTCAATCCGCGCGGCAAATGCGATTGGTTTGTGGGTTACGCACGATTTGGCGACCAGCGAATCGCGGTTGCGGCTTTGACCGTAAACGAGGAAAAGTGGCGGGTAAAGTCGTCCATACTGGCTCAGCTTTTTTTGACTGAGTACATAAAGTATTACGAAGAAAACGCACCTTAG
- a CDS encoding DUF4339 domain-containing protein has product MYMVSRNGETLGPWAIETIAQKLAMAELAVTDFAWDEKANDWVTLMEFGELKTYLHSRKPKAPAPRETLARPVLVMESEAIPEEWYVSRGQQKFGPFSYLALIKALQDKSVFEFDYIWTAGMDTWIRIAEHEKFATESIRSLLRSLTSSPEHVEVFAQRKHPRLLLENDVLVHDNSSVSSGRMVEASVGGSGLIVKNSTLVPGQAVNVHFASMQGLPAFNAVGEVVSKKYVRSARDRRAPIHYGIRFVKMDAAAETRVKNFFKEKTGRAAV; this is encoded by the coding sequence ATGTACATGGTATCCCGCAATGGCGAAACGCTTGGACCGTGGGCGATCGAAACGATCGCACAGAAGCTTGCGATGGCAGAACTTGCTGTCACGGACTTCGCGTGGGACGAGAAAGCCAATGACTGGGTGACGTTGATGGAATTTGGCGAATTGAAGACCTATCTTCATTCCCGTAAACCGAAAGCGCCCGCGCCACGAGAAACTCTGGCAAGGCCTGTTCTGGTAATGGAATCGGAAGCCATTCCAGAAGAGTGGTATGTCAGCCGAGGCCAACAAAAGTTCGGACCGTTCTCGTATCTCGCCTTGATTAAAGCTCTTCAGGACAAGTCGGTTTTTGAATTCGACTACATCTGGACGGCCGGAATGGACACTTGGATTCGGATCGCCGAACACGAAAAATTTGCGACAGAATCTATTCGCTCCCTCTTGAGAAGTTTGACGAGTTCACCAGAGCACGTCGAAGTTTTCGCTCAGCGCAAACACCCAAGACTTTTGCTCGAGAACGACGTTCTTGTGCATGACAACTCGAGCGTTAGTTCAGGGCGGATGGTTGAGGCAAGTGTTGGTGGCTCGGGGTTGATCGTTAAGAATTCGACGCTGGTGCCCGGCCAAGCTGTCAATGTGCATTTCGCATCGATGCAAGGTCTTCCGGCCTTCAATGCGGTCGGGGAAGTTGTTTCTAAGAAATATGTTAGATCGGCAAGGGATCGTCGCGCACCAATTCATTACGGAATTCGTTTCGTGAAAATGGATGCGGCGGCCGAGACGCGAGTAAAAAACTTTTTTAAAGAAAAAACTGGCCGCGCAGCGGTCTAA
- a CDS encoding MotA/TolQ/ExbB proton channel family protein — protein MDALMKLAVDYYLIDAMIGMMGVFATALIFERVKALYFDYAIKADQFMAKVMKWVEEDKIEEAITYCAANEKKPLAAVIKRVLERADRDDSAIEHSLDIAASEVAPKLTKNLSYLSMVSNVVTLVGLFGTVVGLIMSFKAVSFADPSQKQSLLADGISLAMHATAAGLLVAIPVMVVYSFLHSKQGRLFNEIDQHSNKLIELLKSRDFGHFGMAYSTTVAVEKMPKTKTPNIKTV, from the coding sequence ATGGACGCACTAATGAAACTGGCAGTGGATTACTACCTCATCGACGCGATGATTGGTATGATGGGTGTCTTCGCCACGGCTCTGATATTTGAGCGAGTAAAAGCCCTGTACTTCGACTATGCGATCAAAGCTGACCAGTTCATGGCAAAGGTTATGAAGTGGGTCGAAGAGGATAAAATTGAAGAAGCTATCACTTACTGCGCTGCCAATGAAAAGAAACCATTGGCTGCAGTTATCAAACGAGTTCTCGAGCGTGCAGACAGAGACGATTCTGCCATTGAGCACTCGCTTGATATCGCCGCTTCGGAAGTTGCGCCTAAGCTGACAAAAAATCTCAGCTACCTATCGATGGTGTCCAACGTTGTAACGCTCGTCGGTCTTTTTGGTACAGTCGTTGGTCTGATCATGTCGTTCAAGGCAGTTAGCTTTGCTGACCCTTCGCAGAAGCAATCCCTTCTTGCGGATGGGATCTCGCTGGCGATGCATGCGACAGCAGCCGGTTTGTTAGTCGCTATTCCTGTCATGGTGGTCTACTCGTTCCTGCATTCAAAGCAGGGTCGTTTATTCAACGAAATCGATCAGCACTCAAATAAGCTGATCGAGCTCTTGAAGTCGCGGGACTTTGGACATTTTGGCATGGCTTATTCGACGACCGTAGCGGTCGAAAAAATGCCAAAGACCAAAACTCCTAATATCAAAACTGTATAG
- a CDS encoding biopolymer transporter ExbD: MAGITANNEGPMRALKTREEDATFELNLAPMLDIIVSIIPMLLLSVVFVQITVIDTPIPQAVEQAVAAANEKNKDLVQVRMSVANDRTVMITILDRGATKEFQVAGIGSGTEAKADLDGLYKQVIAIKKQYPDVFRLELNPSDTVPLVDIVGVMDSVRTTRVENGKPVKLSFTDVTTGKPIETNLLFPDIVFGNVAGG; the protein is encoded by the coding sequence ATGGCCGGAATAACAGCAAACAACGAGGGTCCGATGCGTGCACTAAAAACTCGAGAAGAAGATGCGACGTTTGAGCTGAACCTAGCTCCAATGCTTGATATCATCGTCTCGATTATTCCGATGCTCTTGTTGAGCGTGGTTTTCGTTCAAATCACTGTTATCGATACGCCGATCCCCCAGGCCGTCGAGCAAGCAGTGGCTGCGGCTAACGAAAAAAACAAAGATCTTGTACAAGTCCGAATGAGCGTGGCTAACGATCGCACGGTCATGATCACGATTTTAGATCGTGGCGCTACAAAAGAATTCCAAGTAGCAGGCATTGGTTCTGGGACCGAGGCGAAAGCAGATCTAGATGGGCTTTACAAGCAAGTGATAGCGATTAAAAAACAATACCCAGATGTTTTTCGCTTGGAGCTCAATCCCTCAGATACCGTGCCGCTTGTCGATATTGTTGGCGTTATGGACTCGGTCCGCACAACGCGAGTTGAAAACGGAAAACCAGTGAAACTATCCTTCACGGATGTCACAACAGGTAAACCGATAGAAACAAACCTCTTATTTCCCGACATCGTTTTCGGGAATGTAGCGGGAGGCTAA
- a CDS encoding biopolymer transporter ExbD, with protein MSIGRRRGMGRYMDRRIASTFKIQITSMVDMFVILLVFLLKSYSTSPVNITPSDDLKLPVSTSTKNPVESLKLVVSRSGIFVDERKIVEMKDGVLAIGDVDANDTQFIRALYTELDEQAKKTRTIATQNSELEFDGKVVMQAERSLPYDLLRKVMYTSMMAGYSDVKIAVMLKE; from the coding sequence ATGTCAATCGGGCGCCGCCGCGGCATGGGCCGCTATATGGATCGTCGAATTGCATCGACTTTCAAAATCCAGATCACATCGATGGTCGATATGTTTGTGATCCTGCTTGTGTTTCTCTTGAAGAGCTATTCGACGAGCCCAGTGAATATAACTCCAAGTGATGATTTAAAACTTCCGGTTTCGACTTCCACCAAAAATCCAGTTGAGTCCCTGAAGCTAGTTGTATCTCGCAGCGGAATCTTTGTTGACGAGCGGAAGATTGTAGAAATGAAAGACGGAGTTTTAGCGATCGGGGATGTGGACGCAAACGATACCCAGTTTATACGTGCGCTTTACACCGAGCTCGATGAACAGGCGAAGAAAACACGCACGATCGCGACTCAAAACTCGGAACTCGAGTTCGATGGTAAAGTCGTGATGCAGGCGGAACGAAGCTTGCCTTACGATTTACTACGAAAGGTCATGTACACGTCGATGATGGCCGGATACTCCGATGTCAAAATCGCTGTCATGTTGAAGGAGTAA